In Equus caballus isolate H_3958 breed thoroughbred chromosome 28, TB-T2T, whole genome shotgun sequence, the following proteins share a genomic window:
- the APOBEC3Z1B gene encoding APOBEC3Z1b has product MEASAAPMARRLMPEDTFTENFNNVVWQKATYLCYEVELPDGDYRVPPGQDKDFLHNQGGHMAGPPRHAEMRFLDLISSWNLDQDLCYRVTCFISWSPCAVCAQRLAEFLRENSHVSLRIFASRIYTKGENGDYREGLRTLQEAGAQIAIMTSKEFEHCWKTFVDNQGRTFQAWDELDAESRYWSMELQRILQPTAPPSLPPLYFPPSHPVPGPSFHSLRGSSG; this is encoded by the exons ATGGAGGCCAGTGCAGCGCCCATGGCCAG ACGCCTGATGCCTGAAGACACCTTCACTGAGAACTTCAACAATGTGGTTTGGCAGAAGGCGACCTATCTGTGCTATGAGGTGGAGCTCCCGGATGGCGACTACAGGGTCCCGCCAGGCCAGGACAAGGACTTCCTGCACAACCAG GGTGGTCACATGGCCGGGCCACCCCGCCACGCAGAGATGCGCTTCCTGGACCTGATCTCTTCTTGGAACCTGGACCAGGATCTGTGCTACAGGGTCACCTGTTTCATCTCCTGGAGCCCCTGTGCTGTGTGTGCTCAGAGACTGGCTGAGTTCCTGCGGGAGAACAGCCACGTGAGCCTGCGCATCTTCGCTTCCCGCATCTACACCAAGGGAGAGAATGGAGACTACAGGGAGGGACTGCGCACCCTGCAGGAggctggggcccaaatcgccatcaTGACCTCAAAAG AGTTTGAGCACTGCTGGAAGACCTTCGTGGACAACCAGGGAAGGACCTTCCAGGCCTGGGATGAGCTGGATGCTGAGAGTCGCTACTGGTCCATGGAGCTGCAGCGCATTCTACAGCCgactgctcctccctccctgcctcccctctactttcctccctcccatcctgtcCCTGGCCCTTCCTTTCACTCACTCAGAGGCTCCTCTGGGTGA